TGACGAGGGGTTTCCCCAGCGCAATAGCTACGTTAACAATCTCCATGAGCGGTTTAGAAGCAATATAGTCATCGCTTCCTTTGTAACCCTGAGCAGCATTACTCATCTTTGAAGCCTCCTTGAGAAAAATATCTCATATATTATAAGGGTGAAAGACCGGGTTGTCAAATACGCGTCACCCCCTCTACCCCTTTCTCTAACTGATCACATCAAACAGCGCATTGTGTCCCCAAGCGGCACCGCATATCTTTGACGAACCGGAAGAGGTGGCCAAAACGAAGCCCGCATGATGTCTACGGGACGGGAATTCTGGACTGATCGTATATAGGCGCTCGAGAAGATGACCGGGCAAGTCCGCACGAGGGTTTTAGACTACCACCATAAAGAAAAGACCAGCATATAACGAGAGCGATGGGATACAAAATGGTACTGGTCGCAGACAGCCATCAGAAAATGGACGGCGATGTCAGAGATTTACCCGAATCTGCCTTTGACGTGGTGATGATGGTCGCAGATGAGAAATCTTTTCTTGAGATCGCAGGCATGGTGAAGCCAAATATTGCCGTGGTCGACCTTTCCGTGCCCTGCCAGGTAGATTAATATCATGCGTGTTTTCAATGAACTCCACCCGGAAATAAAGATTATAATTCTGAGCTGCCGTGATGAACAGATAGTAGTGGATGAATGCATGACTGCGGATGCATCTGGATTTGTTCTGCAAAGGACGGTCGCAAGAGATCTGGCTTCAACCTTGAATATAGTCATGGGATGGAATACATACGTGTCCCTCCGCTGTTGAGAACGGATAAGAGTACCCTCTCGCTTTACGTGCAAGTTCAGACCATAAACCTCAACTTGCAGAAAAAGTCGGTGGGGCTAGGAGACATTTGATCTTGATTCCTGAATCTATCGCATAAGTAAAAGGCTCGAACTCGGTCCGATGTATGTCGCAGCGATGGAGTTCATGGAGACTGAACCCATACCATGGCCGCTTGGGCAGGACATTTCGGCACGGGATTATTGCCGACTCGTCACTACTCTCCTGTATTTTGTATTCCACTATCATGCTTCAGGGCAGGAGGAGCATGACCATCGTTCTTCTGCCTGATATTCTCCGCTAAGTCCATTGCCGCTTGACCCTGCTTTGGATCACGCCCTCTTGTCCATCAATTCCGCAGCCTTGCGACTGCAATCCTTTTCTGCATAGAGAGGCCATCAACAGCCTTATAATGTCGTAAGACGAAGCGATTGGCCAGCTCATCCGTTTCCGTTTTATCAAAAGCGCCTGAATCAATGAATCTTTCTTTCCCTTTTTCTTCCTCCTACTCTCTTCCTATTTTTTTCGACCTTCCCATGTTATATATTAAATATGGAAAAGCCCAAACTGCGATGGATTGATGCATCCCCCTTTGACCACGAGGGGACCGAAATGATACTTCTCAAGGATACGGAAGACATCGCAGACCACTCCCTTATTGTATCGAAGCACGCGGCGTTTCTTCTCTCTTTGATGGATGGGACAAGAACTGTGGAAGAGCTTAAGGACGAGTACCAGCGTACCCTTGGGCAGATCATTGAAATAGAACAGGTCCTGGGTCTTGTGGAGGCCATGGATTTGAACCTCTTTCTTATGAATGACAGATTTGTCAGTCATTTTCTGAGGCTTAAGGACGAGTATGAGAAGGCGGGGGTAAGAGAATCTTGCCTGGCTGGTAAAGGTTACCCGGGAGAGAGAGATGAACTCCTCGCATTTCTTGATAGAATGCTCTCCACGGGAGAAGTTCCCGAACCTGAAGGGGAGGTTACTGGTATACTCGCTCCTCATATTGATTACGGGAGGGGAGGGTATGTGTACAGGAGGGTGTACAGGTACCTGAAAGGTGCGGAGAAGCCCCTCATTGTGCTCCTTGGTACGTGTCATGCGTTCACTCAAGATATGTGGAACATCTCAGAAAAGGACTTTGCAACCCCCATCGGTATCATGCCGAATTCGCCGGAACTTTGCGGTATGATAAAGGCGCGCAGAGAGTTGAGTAAGTGCGTGAAGGAATGGCCTCACAGAAGAGAGCATTCCATAGAGCTCCAGCTGCCCATTATACAATTCATGACGGCCGGGCATAAGATTGAGATCCTACCTATCCTCACAGGATCAATGCACGAGCAGATAACCGGCAGCAAAAGCCTTGAAGACGAAGAGATCACGATCCCGCTTTCAAGCCTCAAAGAGGTCCTCAAAGCATACGGAAAGCCCTATCTTGTCGTGGCTGGAGCGGACCTTGCCCACATGGGAGCTCAATTCGGCGACCCTTTTATCCTTGACCGGAAGATACTTTCGCAATCAAGAAAAAAGGATGAAGCTATCTTGGAGCACGTGAAGAATGTGAATGCGTACGGATTTTTCAATGAGGTCAGGATGGAAGAAGACCGGAGAAGAATATGTGGACTCACGGCCATATATTTCCAGTTAAGTCTCCTTGAAGGTAGCCGCTCTGAGATAGTTGGATATGACCAATGGTACGATGGACGGTCATCGGTAAGTTTCGCAGGCGGTGTTTTCTACGCAGCAGACTGAATAACGGATTTGAACAGGGTGATAAGGTCATAAAATTCCTGAAAGAGGTCCAGGCGCAAAGAGCGCGTCGAGTCTGCCAGAGGTGCTAACGTGTCATCCAGGATTTCGCTCGGACAGTGATAAACGCGTAGGGGAAGATCCAGAACAGCGCGAGGAAAGAGAAATAGGAATATAAGATACCGTAAAGGAAATCCCAGGAACGTTCACTTCTCAGATAATACGCCATATTGAGTGCCGAGAAAAGACCGATGACGCTGAAGAGGTTAATTACCGTGGTGGGCCGATTAATGGAGAGGGTCACAAAGAGGGCAAGATTCAGGTAGCTTATGGGATACCGGATATTGGTGATGAGAAGATCAATGAGTGAGATTGCCCGCGGCCACAGAGGCCTTTTCCAAATGATTTTCCAGAAATGGATTGTCTCCCGTATATAGCTCCTATTCCATCTGAGATACATTTTGCAGAGTTTCTCGTAGGTCCACGGGACGATGGTGTGTACCCTCGCAGTTCTCTGGTAAACCGTATCGAACCCTTCCGACAGTACAAAGTTCGTGAGAGACCGGTCCTCTCCGTAAGTGCATGGGACACCTAGGAACGTCTGATTAAGCCATCTCGAGAGAACTAGGCGGACTGCGGAGGAACGATACGCCGAAAGGGCCCCAGGACAGCAATAGACAGTG
The Syntrophobacterales bacterium genome window above contains:
- the amrB gene encoding AmmeMemoRadiSam system protein B, whose amino-acid sequence is MEKPKLRWIDASPFDHEGTEMILLKDTEDIADHSLIVSKHAAFLLSLMDGTRTVEELKDEYQRTLGQIIEIEQVLGLVEAMDLNLFLMNDRFVSHFLRLKDEYEKAGVRESCLAGKGYPGERDELLAFLDRMLSTGEVPEPEGEVTGILAPHIDYGRGGYVYRRVYRYLKGAEKPLIVLLGTCHAFTQDMWNISEKDFATPIGIMPNSPELCGMIKARRELSKCVKEWPHRREHSIELQLPIIQFMTAGHKIEILPILTGSMHEQITGSKSLEDEEITIPLSSLKEVLKAYGKPYLVVAGADLAHMGAQFGDPFILDRKILSQSRKKDEAILEHVKNVNAYGFFNEVRMEEDRRRICGLTAIYFQLSLLEGSRSEIVGYDQWYDGRSSVSFAGGVFYAAD